A window from Streptomyces genisteinicus encodes these proteins:
- a CDS encoding ABC transporter ATP-binding protein: MTDTTSSTPGREEPAFRLDGLHKVFGDYTAADHVELTVRPGSFYGLVGPNGAGKTTTLSMAVGLLRPDAGTARVHGVDIWAQPLQARRLLGVLPDGLAMPERLTGRELLTYLGQLHGLDATEVDRRADELLAVMELDGSAESTLVVDYSTGMRKKVGLATALLHAPRMLVLDEPFEAVDPVSAATIKQILRRFVEGGGSVLISSHVMALVEQLCDTVGVMARGRVVAEGPLDDVRGSRSLEETFVDLVGVTVGGGEGLSWLAS, from the coding sequence ATCACGGACACGACCTCCAGCACACCCGGAAGAGAGGAACCCGCGTTCCGTCTCGACGGCCTGCACAAGGTGTTCGGCGACTACACGGCCGCGGACCACGTGGAGCTCACCGTGCGCCCCGGTTCGTTCTACGGGCTCGTAGGACCGAACGGAGCGGGCAAGACCACCACGCTCTCGATGGCCGTGGGCCTCCTGCGGCCCGACGCGGGCACCGCCCGGGTCCACGGCGTCGACATCTGGGCCCAGCCGCTCCAGGCGCGCCGCCTGCTGGGCGTCCTGCCCGACGGCCTGGCCATGCCCGAACGCCTCACCGGACGGGAACTGCTGACCTATCTCGGCCAGTTGCACGGGCTCGACGCCACCGAGGTGGACCGGCGCGCCGACGAGCTGCTCGCCGTCATGGAACTCGACGGATCGGCCGAAAGCACCCTGGTGGTGGACTACTCCACCGGCATGCGCAAGAAGGTCGGCCTCGCCACGGCACTGCTGCACGCCCCCAGGATGCTGGTGCTCGACGAGCCGTTCGAGGCGGTCGACCCGGTCTCCGCCGCCACCATCAAGCAGATCCTGCGGCGGTTCGTCGAGGGCGGCGGATCGGTGCTGATCTCCAGCCACGTCATGGCACTCGTCGAACAGCTCTGCGACACCGTCGGCGTGATGGCCCGGGGCCGCGTCGTCGCCGAGGGCCCGCTGGACGACGTGCGCGGCAGCCGCTCGCTGGAGGAGACCTTCGTCGACCTGGTCGGCGTCACCGTCGGCGGCGGGGAGGGGCTGTCGTGGTTGGCGTCCTGA